The Candidatus Eisenbacteria bacterium genomic interval TTGTCGCGCAGCGCGTTGTAGGTCGCAGAGCCCTGCGTGCTGAAGGTCGCCGGGTTGCCGGTCCCGCACAGGTTGTGGCTCAGCACGATCCCGCGACGGTTGCTGTGGGTTGCCAGCAGCTGATCGGCCCAGTCCAGGACCGCCTGGTCCGGCGAGGTGTCGTACTCGAGGCTGATGACGATGAAGTCCATCCCGCCGGCGCTGAACAGGTTGTACCAGTTGTCGTTGTTCGCGCCGTAGTGGCCACCGTAGTAGCCCCGGCCCTGGAACCGCGCCTCGCCGAAGTACTGGTTGTAGAAGTTGGTGGCCCCGTCCGCGTCGCCGATCGGCGACTGGTCGTGGTTGCCGACCGTGATGCCATAGGGAATACCGTCCGTCAGCCCGGTGGTCTGCGGATCCTCGATCAGGCTGAAGGCCTGATCCGCGAGCTGCCACTCGATCGGGTCCCCACCGTTGTCGCCGCGCTCGACGCAGTCGCCGAGCGTGGCGACGTAGGCGATGTTGCGCGACGCCCGGTTCGCGGCGATCCAGTTGTTGATGCTCTCGAGGATGGCGATCGTCCCGCCGTTGTCCTCTCCGGTGTAGTACTGCGTGTCGGGCTGGCCGATCAGGGTGAAGTTGGGTCCCGGGGGCCCTCCCGTGAGCGGTCGCCCGTACCAGGTCACGGTGACGTTCTGGCCTTCAGGATCGGAGGCCGAGACGTAGAGCGAGGGTCCGCTCGAGACGCCGGTGGCGTTGTTCGCCGGCACGATGACCGTGGGCTGGGCCGGGGGCAGATTGAACGACAGATCGAACGGCGCCCCGCTCACCCAGGTGTAGTTCACGCCCGTGATCCCGCCGTTGATGGCGGTTCCCGCCGAGCCGTTGACCGCCGTGCCCGACCCTTCGTCGAGAGCCCAGCGCGCGACCAAGCCGCTGGTGGACGCCGCGATCTGCGCGTTCGCGGTGCTCTGAATCTCGGCCTGGGTCCGCACGGTGTTCCAGATCCGCACTTCGTCGAGCACGCCGTCGAAGAACCCCTGCGCGGTCGTGCCGTTGGAACGGAGCGACGAGGCCAGCGCCGCCGGCTGGATGCTCGCCGACTGGCATGCCACGCCCACCGCCAGCGAGGTCTCGAGGTTGCCGTCGAGATACAGCTGCCAGGTGTTTCCGTCGTAGGTGACCGCGGCGTGGTGCCAGACGCCGTTGGCGATGGTGGTTGCGCCGAGGACCGGGTGGTTGGTCCCGTCCACCGCGTCCTCGAAATCGGCCATCAGGCGATCCGTGGCATCGTCGATCCCGAAGAAGTAGTTCATGTTCAGGTTGGCGGGCGAGTCGCTCTCGGACGTCCCCTTGGTGACCAGCGGAATGGCGGTGGCGATGCCGCCGCTTCCGGTCGTGGTCGTCGTCCCGGTCCCGTCGCGCCGGAACCAGCACTCGACCGTGAACTGCGCCAGATCGAGCGCAGCAGGGTCCCCGAAGGAAACGTAGGTCGAGCCCGCGAAGTCGAGCGCGCTCCCGGTGCTGGCTTGGGTGGTGGCGCACGAAGGCCCCGCGTATCCGGAGGCAGCGGGGCCGTTCTTGGCGCGAACCCGGTAGCAGTACTCGGTCGAAGCGGAGAGAGAGTTGTCGTCGTAGCTGTTCGCGTTGGCCGCGAGGGTGGCCCGCAGGCTGAAGGGCCCGCCGATGCCGGTCGTGGAGCGCTCGACCTCGTAGGCGCTCTCGGTGGAGGCGTTGTCCGTCCACGCGAGATGGATCGAGCTCGACGAGGTCGCGCCTGCGCTCAGCCCGCTGGGGTCGGCAGGAGGCGTCGGCGGCGTGATGTTGAACGGCGCGCCGGCGACCCAGGCGAACCCGGCTCCGGCGACGTTCCCGTTCACCGTGGTCCCGGCCGATCCATTGACCGCTGTTCCGCTTCCTTCGTCCAGCGCCCAGCGGGCGACGAGACCGCTGGTGGGGGCGGTCAGCTCGGTGTTGATCGTGGTCTGGATCTCGGCCTGGGTCCGTGCCACGTTCCATACACGAACTTCATCGACCACACCGTTGAAGAAGCCGGAAGCCACGTTGGTCGAGTTGAGCGCGCTCGCCAGCGCCACCGCCACGTTGCTGGCCGCCGCGGGGGGCTGCCCCACGGCGAGCTGAGCATCGAGCGCACCGTCGATGTAGAGCTTCCACGTTCCGTCATAGGTCGCCGCGACGTGGTGCCAGACACCGTTCCCGATGACCGTGCTCCCCTCGATCGGATGGTTCTGGCTCGGGGCCGCGCCACCCGCCCCTTCCTCGAAGTCGGCGCACAGCACGCCGCTCGATGCCCGGATTCCGAACAAATAGTTGACGTCCACCGCCGCGGCTTCGGTCTCCGCCCGTCCGCGCGTCAGCAGTGGAATCGCGTCGGGGATGCCCCCGCTTCCGGTGTCGGTGCCGACGCCGGCGCCGTCCTGCCGCATCCACATCTCGAGCGTGAACGATGTCAGATGGAGCGACGCGGGGTTGCCGAAGTTCACGTAGGCGTTGGTGCCGGCGAAGTCGAGGGCGAAGGTGGACACTGCCGTCGTCATCGCGCACGAAGGGCCGGCATAGGACGAGGGACCGGCGCCGTTCACCGCGCGCACCCGGTAGCAGTACTCGGTCGAAGCGGTGAGGCCGTTGTCAGGATAGGCGACGGTGTTGGCCGGCACGGTCACGAGCGGCGTGAAGGGCCCGCCGCTGCCCGTCGTGGAGCGCTCGATCTCGAAGCCGGTCTCGTCATTGGAGGCATCGGTCCAGGTCAGATTGATCTGCGAGGCGCCGCTTGCCACGGCCGCGAGCCCGGTGGGTGGGCTGGGCGGCGAGGGGAGGGTGGCGTTGAAGGGCGCCGGGCCCGCCCAGCTCCAGTTGCTCCCCGTAATCGTGCCGTTGATCGCCGTTCCCGCGGTGCTCGAGACGGTGATCTGGGCGTCTTCGTCCAGTCCCCAGCGTGCGACGAGCCCGCTGGTCGGAGCCGCGAGCTTGCTGTTCATCGAGCCCTGGATCTCGGCCTGAGTGCGCGCGACGCTCCAGACGCGAGCCTCGTCGAGCGCGCCGTTGAAGAACCCTTCGGCGGTGCCGATCGATTCGAGACCGCTGGCCAGCGAAGCGAGCTGGTTGCCTGCGGCGGCGGCCGGCTGACCGACGGTGAGCTGCGCCTCGAGCGAGCCATTCAGATAGAGGCGCCACTCGTTCCCATCGTAGGTCGCCGCGGCGTGGTACCACACCCCGTTCGCGATCGGCGTGACCCCGAACACCGGGTGGTTCTGGCTCGGCGCCGCACCCGCGGCGCCCTCCTCGAGGTCCGCTGCCAGCACATTGTCGGAGGAGCGAATCCCGAGGTAGTAGTTCATGTCGACGGCGGGGTTCTCGCTTTCGCCCGTGCCGCGGGCGACGAGCGGGACTCCATCGAACCCACCGGTTCCGGTGGTGCTCGCCGTGCCAGCCCCGTCGCGACGGAACCAGGTCTCGACCGTGAAGTTGGCCAGATGCAGTTCGGCCGGATTTCCGAACGTCACGTAGGCGTTCGTGCCACCGAAGCGCAGACCCGACTCGGCCGAGAGCGCGAGCGGCGAGTCGGTGGTCCATAGCGGAGTCCCGATGAGCGTGCCATTCACGCTGCCGGCGATCGAGTTGCCGGCGTTGGCGCCGGTGCCTTCGTTCAAACCCCAGCGACCGATCAACCCCGAGCCGGCGAGCACTTCGGCGTTGTAGCTGTCGAGGATCTGCTGGTCGGTCCGCGCCACGTTCCAGATGCGCGCTTCGTCGACGATGCCCTGGAAGAAGCCCGCAGCCACGCCGGTCGAAGTCATCGCCGTGCCGAGTGCCGCGTGCTGAATGCTGGTCGAGGCCGGGGCGATTCCCACGGCGAGCGTCGTGTCGTTCTCGATCGCCCCATTCAGGTAGAGCACGTAACGCCGGGTGGCGGCGTCGAAGGTCACCGCGGCGTGGTACCAAACGTCGTTGGTGATCGTCGTGATCTCACCGCCCAGTGGACGGTTGGGGCCAGAGGGTTCCTCGAAGTCCGCGGCGATCCGGCCGTCCGACCGGATGCCGAGGAAGTAGTTCATGTTGAGGTTGGCGGGAGTCTCGCCTTCGCCTCGGCCTTTGGTGAGGAGCGGGACGATGCTGGCCCAGCCGCCCGTCCCGGTGCTGGTCGATCCGCCCGCACCCGTCCGTTTGAATCGAACTTCGACCGTGAAGCTCGAGGCACCGAGACTCGCGGCCGTGCCGAACGTCACGTACTGAGTCGAGCCGTTCAGCTGGAGCGCTTGCTGACTCTGGGCGTGTGCCGGGAACACGTGAATGGTCAACGTCGTCAGTGACAATGCTGCGGCGGCCATCCAGGGCATGACGGCCTGGACGCGATGGATCGCGCGAACCATGGAGCGGCCTCCTTGGGGAGAGGTCATGTTGTCGTGGCGAGAGAGGCGTCTGGAAGGACAGCCACAGGGGGCGAGGATTCTGTCAACCCACCCCCACTGCAGCAAGGAGAATCCTGTCAGCGCGAGCGAATTGATCCTATGGGACGGAAGGATGAGGCGGAGTGGGCCAAAAGGAGGGCATCGAGCTCTCTGCAACGCGAGGACGAGAGGATCAGTGCCTAGCGCTTGTCTCGCTTCGGGACGAATCCAGTGCGCTTGACTTCGAAGATGCTCCCCTCGACTCTTGCTATCCCGGTCGATGGCCGGGTGAGCCCATGAAAACGACTCTCCGGAACTTCGCTCTCGCGGCACTGCTCGCGACCTCTGCTTCCTGCGCCGTCGGGAACACCGGCGGTCCGCGGCCACCGACGATGCCGGCCGCCCGGGCGGCACTGGCGCCGGAGTACCGCATCTTCTATGACGCCTTGCAGGATTACGGCGACTGGGTGCTGATCGAGCCCTACGGCTACCTCTTCCGCCCCCGCACCTCGTTTCATGACTGGAGGCCGTACCAGGAAGGCTTCTGGGCGCCGACCGACGCGTTCGGTTGGGTGTGGATCTCGAACGAGCCTTTTGGCTGGGCCACCTATCACTACGGTCGCTGGGCCTATGACGAATTCCAGGGCTGGGTGTGGAAGCCGGGGGTCGAATGGGCGCCTTCCTGGGTCGATTGGCGCGCGACGGATCAGTACGTGGGCTGGGCGCCGCTCAGTCCCGGCGGCGGACCACCCAGCGTTCCGGGCGGCGCTTACGTCTTCACCACGGTGGACGCCTTGGGCACCACCGATCTCTCGGCTCGAGTGAAAAAGCAGAACGAGCTCGGTGCGGTCGTCGCCGGAGCGAGGCCGGTGTCCGAGACGGTCGTGGTCAATGGCGTGAGGGCCCCGGCGGGACCGTCGGTGCAACGCATCGAGCAAGCTCTCGGGCAGCGCTTCCAGCGGGTTCGAATCGATGACGCACTCACGCAGAAGCCGGTCAGCGCGGACGAGCCGCGCGCGAACACTGCGTCCCCGTCGTCTCCCACCGTGGACGAGCTGCGCCAGGCCGGCGATCGGACATCGCGCGAAGCGAAAGCCATCAGCGAGCGCGGTGGCCGGCCACCCGCGCGCGTCCCCCTGTTGCGGCCGCAGGTCGATCGTTGGGCGCCCAAGCCCGGGCCCGCGAAACCCGCCACCAAGGACACGACGGCCGGACGCTCCGGGGGCTGATGCCGACGGCGAGCCTGCGCATCAAGGCGCGCGCGCTCGAGCTTGGATTCTCGGCCGCCGGCATCGCTCGCATCGCGCCGCTCGAAGCACAGGCGCGCTACGAAGCCTGGCTCTCGAG includes:
- a CDS encoding LamG-like jellyroll fold domain-containing protein; the protein is MVRAIHRVQAVMPWMAAAALSLTTLTIHVFPAHAQSQQALQLNGSTQYVTFGTAASLGASSFTVEVRFKRTGAGGSTSTGTGGWASIVPLLTKGRGEGETPANLNMNYFLGIRSDGRIAADFEEPSGPNRPLGGEITTITNDVWYHAAVTFDAATRRYVLYLNGAIENDTTLAVGIAPASTSIQHAALGTAMTSTGVAAGFFQGIVDEARIWNVARTDQQILDSYNAEVLAGSGLIGRWGLNEGTGANAGNSIAGSVNGTLIGTPLWTTDSPLALSAESGLRFGGTNAYVTFGNPAELHLANFTVETWFRRDGAGTASTTGTGGFDGVPLVARGTGESENPAVDMNYYLGIRSSDNVLAADLEEGAAGAAPSQNHPVFGVTPIANGVWYHAAATYDGNEWRLYLNGSLEAQLTVGQPAAAAGNQLASLASGLESIGTAEGFFNGALDEARVWSVARTQAEIQGSMNSKLAAPTSGLVARWGLDEDAQITVSSTAGTAINGTITGSNWSWAGPAPFNATLPSPPSPPTGLAAVASGASQINLTWTDASNDETGFEIERSTTGSGGPFTPLVTVPANTVAYPDNGLTASTEYCYRVRAVNGAGPSSYAGPSCAMTTAVSTFALDFAGTNAYVNFGNPASLHLTSFTLEMWMRQDGAGVGTDTGSGGIPDAIPLLTRGRAETEAAAVDVNYLFGIRASSGVLCADFEEGAGGAAPSQNHPIEGSTVIGNGVWHHVAATYDGTWKLYIDGALDAQLAVGQPPAAASNVAVALASALNSTNVASGFFNGVVDEVRVWNVARTQAEIQTTINTELTAPTSGLVARWALDEGSGTAVNGSAGTTVNGNVAGAGFAWVAGAPFNITPPTPPADPSGLSAGATSSSSIHLAWTDNASTESAYEVERSTTGIGGPFSLRATLAANANSYDDNSLSASTEYCYRVRAKNGPAASGYAGPSCATTQASTGSALDFAGSTYVSFGDPAALDLAQFTVECWFRRDGTGTTTTTGSGGIATAIPLVTKGTSESDSPANLNMNYFFGIDDATDRLMADFEDAVDGTNHPVLGATTIANGVWHHAAVTYDGNTWQLYLDGNLETSLAVGVACQSASIQPAALASSLRSNGTTAQGFFDGVLDEVRIWNTVRTQAEIQSTANAQIAASTSGLVARWALDEGSGTAVNGSAGTAINGGITGVNYTWVSGAPFDLSFNLPPAQPTVIVPANNATGVSSGPSLYVSASDPEGQNVTVTWYGRPLTGGPPGPNFTLIGQPDTQYYTGEDNGGTIAILESINNWIAANRASRNIAYVATLGDCVERGDNGGDPIEWQLADQAFSLIEDPQTTGLTDGIPYGITVGNHDQSPIGDADGATNFYNQYFGEARFQGRGYYGGHYGANNDNWYNLFSAGGMDFIVISLEYDTSPDQAVLDWADQLLATHSNRRGIVLSHNLCGTGNPATFSTQGSATYNALRDNPNFFLMLAGHVPGEGRRQDTFNNVTVNTLMSDYQGRTNGGNGWIRIMTFSPANNTIEVETYSPWLSQFETDADSRFTLTYNMTNLPPFQLLGSSSVASGSNTAFVWSGLAPSTQYEWYATVSDGSITTTGPAWKFTTSSTVGVRDPVAAELSLGPVSPNPAPGHAQITFTLPRPTPVRLSILDIQGREVAVLAEGTFDAGRHPVRWNGQSAGRSLPAGLYMVRLQTPERSLVRKTVW
- a CDS encoding DUF6600 domain-containing protein; the protein is MKTTLRNFALAALLATSASCAVGNTGGPRPPTMPAARAALAPEYRIFYDALQDYGDWVLIEPYGYLFRPRTSFHDWRPYQEGFWAPTDAFGWVWISNEPFGWATYHYGRWAYDEFQGWVWKPGVEWAPSWVDWRATDQYVGWAPLSPGGGPPSVPGGAYVFTTVDALGTTDLSARVKKQNELGAVVAGARPVSETVVVNGVRAPAGPSVQRIEQALGQRFQRVRIDDALTQKPVSADEPRANTASPSSPTVDELRQAGDRTSREAKAISERGGRPPARVPLLRPQVDRWAPKPGPAKPATKDTTAGRSGG